From Gottschalkiaceae bacterium SANA:
CCGTAGAGACCACAATTTGGTTCTCTTGGTAAGAAATGCCTTGGTCTTCTTTCAGTTTATTGCAAATTGCAGTTTTTAGTTCCACAATACCGCTAGCCGCAGTGTATCCAATGTGGCCTTCCTCGACTTTTTCAATGGCCACATCACGAATATACCTTGGAGTGGCAAAGTCGGGTTCTCCTGCGCCAAAACTGATCACATCGACGCCAGCTTGCTTCATCGCCTTTGCCTTCGCAGTAATCGCAAGGGTCATAGATGGTTGAATTTTTTGAATTCGATTTGATAGCATACGATCGCCTCCTTTGTTTCCTTTGTATAATATATCATAAATATGAAAAAAAATAATCCTTTCGGACTATTTTTTTCCTAAACAGGATAGGTTTCATCCTCATTATCCATTTGCCATAAATCCGTATCAATTTTATAAAGCCCAGTCTCCCGCTTTTGGAAAAACTCCAAAGCGACCTGAGGGAAAAGTAGATAGGTCAATTCATCCTCATCCTGTTCCATATATTTTTTTATCTCACTTGGGATCTGCTTCATCATCGGTTTCAACAAATCTGCTGGACGTACCAAAATTTGAGCCTCATCTCCAATGATTTTCTGAACAATTTCTTTTGAAATTTCAGCTGGTGGACGACCATACATACCACGAACATAATTCTTAATTTCCTTGGGTACAATTTTGTAGCGTTCTCCCGTCAATACATTAAAGACAGCTTGGGTTGTCACCATTTGACTCATGGGTGTCACCAAAGGCGGATATCCAAGATCCTTTCGAACATGGGGCACTTCATTAAGTACCTCTTCCAAACGATCCTGCGCATGTTGTTGTCCCAATTGTGAAAGAAGATTCGAATACATCCCTCCTGGTACCTGATTGATCAAAGTGGATACATGGGTCCGCATTACCTTTGGATTCAAAAGTCCCTCGCTGACGTACTTGCCACGCAAATCTTCAAAATACTCCGCAATTTCAGTGAGTGGTTTGATATCAAGTCCAGAGTCATAGGGTGTATTGGCAAACTGTGCAATCACAACCTCTGTAGGTGGCTGACTGGTCCCATTAGCAAAGGGCGATAAGGCCGTATCTAGAATATCCACACCCGCTTCCGCAGCTTTCATGTACGTTTGATTCGCCATTCCTGTAGAGCAATGGGAATGCATCTCCAAGGGTACATCCACAGCTTCCTTAATTCGTGAAACCAACTCATAGGCTTCATAAGGCAATAGAATTCCCGACATGTCCTTGATACAAATGGAATCGGCACCTAGGTTGACATATTCTATTGATTTTTCTACATAATAACCAATATTATGGACGGGACTTTTTGTATAAGAAATAGCCGCCTGCGCATGAGCGCCTGCTTCCTTAGTTTCATGGATGGCCAATCGAATATTGCGTGCATCATTTAAGGCGTCAAAAATTCGAATAATATCAATTCCATTTCGTACAGAGGCATGAATAAATGCACTGACCACATCGTCAGGGTAATGACGATATCCCAATAGATTCTGTCCCCTAAGGAGCATCTGCAACTTTGTATTGGGCATGGCAGCCCTTAAAATTCTCAACCGTTCCCACGGATCTTCGTTCAAGAACCGCAGACTTGCGTCAAATGTAGCTCCTCCCCATACCTCCATGGCGTGATAGCCAATCTGATCTAAGGCCGCTGCAATGGGAACCATTTCACTGGTTCTCATTCTTGTTGCAATTAATGACTGATGTGCGTCCCGAAATATTGTTTCTGTTATTTGAATCATAAAGTTCTCCTCTTTTCCAAGCCATACAAGACAGGTGGATCATTTTTTTGATTTAAAAATGTAAATTTCCACGTCTGAAATTTTCGCTGGTCATAGGTTCCTAAATGAGTTTCAACACATTGGCATTCTAAGCATCCCGATTCATGACCGGGATAAGCGAGAATCATAATCACACCACCGACCTTTAAAATCTCACTGGCCGCATGAATGCTTTGAATGGTGGTTTTTCCTTGTGTCGAAATGGATTTGTCACCACGAGGTAAATAGCCAAGGTTATATAAAACACAGGCGATCTCCTGAAATCCATACTTCAACAAATTCTCATGACCATCTAGATGAAGGGTCATTTTTTTTGAACTTTCCAGCCTTTTCTTTGTAGCTCTTAAAGCCTCCTGTTGGATATCAAACCCATGTACATGGCCTGTCTCCCCAACAGCTTGCAGTAGCCATTCTGTGTCATATCCATTCCCAACGGTAGCATCTATCGCAATTTCTCCATCAAAATCATAATTTTGTTGCAGATAGAATTTTGAAAATGCCATAGCGGAATTAAACTCATGCTTCATGGTGG
This genomic window contains:
- a CDS encoding oxaloacetate decarboxylase subunit alpha, with the translated sequence MIQITETIFRDAHQSLIATRMRTSEMVPIAAALDQIGYHAMEVWGGATFDASLRFLNEDPWERLRILRAAMPNTKLQMLLRGQNLLGYRHYPDDVVSAFIHASVRNGIDIIRIFDALNDARNIRLAIHETKEAGAHAQAAISYTKSPVHNIGYYVEKSIEYVNLGADSICIKDMSGILLPYEAYELVSRIKEAVDVPLEMHSHCSTGMANQTYMKAAEAGVDILDTALSPFANGTSQPPTEVVIAQFANTPYDSGLDIKPLTEIAEYFEDLRGKYVSEGLLNPKVMRTHVSTLINQVPGGMYSNLLSQLGQQHAQDRLEEVLNEVPHVRKDLGYPPLVTPMSQMVTTQAVFNVLTGERYKIVPKEIKNYVRGMYGRPPAEISKEIVQKIIGDEAQILVRPADLLKPMMKQIPSEIKKYMEQDEDELTYLLFPQVALEFFQKRETGLYKIDTDLWQMDNEDETYPV
- a CDS encoding class I SAM-dependent methyltransferase is translated as MKHEFNSAMAFSKFYLQQNYDFDGEIAIDATVGNGYDTEWLLQAVGETGHVHGFDIQQEALRATKKRLESSKKMTLHLDGHENLLKYGFQEIACVLYNLGYLPRGDKSISTQGKTTIQSIHAASEILKVGGVIMILAYPGHESGCLECQCVETHLGTYDQRKFQTWKFTFLNQKNDPPVLYGLEKRRTL